The following coding sequences are from one Leishmania braziliensis MHOM/BR/75/M2904 complete genome, chromosome 36 window:
- a CDS encoding putative GTP-binding protein, whose amino-acid sequence MLWRRGCAHRAKHRFVDRVKVLLCSGAGGDGASIMAHEHGNEFAGPGGGNGGNGGNVMLRCAKQYTDLSHIEDMGSQISAGAGCCGFSREAHGKRGQDLWLPLPLGTQVVDMDTNEVQYDMDEEGMQIVLLEGGQGGKGNAAFANKWHHSPIESTNGLPGNTMLAQIELKTIADCGLVGYPNAGKSSLLSAISASKPTIAPYAFTTLRPYVGVLHDLYGNVCRVADIPGLIEGAYENRGLGHQFLRHVERTKCLALVVDMCDTYAPDTSSSNSYKALQPWDVVELLLQELEYYLPGMSERVIMTFANKMDIEKDSTGSSTQMKLSELKRRVSMPVFPISAALGIHLGSQHEKTGLAPALQFMCGEVFARQLHDREIQQFRFSHERAQLERAFRAKYNGVFLPQVHALDAHGAEVPQDRGAEADNSGLSLVDQQLDFLGNSGLGVEFDAYENSAARGQLHRYRDLTMKGKYWNLTRQDGEVMKGEKWK is encoded by the coding sequence ATGCTCTGGCGTAGGGGCTGCGCGCACAGGGCAAAGCATCGCTTTGTCGACCGTGTCAAGGTGTTACTCTGCAGTGGGGctggtggcgatggtgcaAGCATCATGGCGCACGAACACGGCAACGAGTTTGCCGGCCCAGGCGGCGGCAATGGTGGCAACGGTGGTAATGTGATGCTACGGTGCGCCAAGCAGTACACTGACCTCAGTCACATCGAGGACATGGGTAGCCAGATTTCCGCTGGTgcaggctgctgcggcttctcCCGTGAGGCGCACGGCAAACGCGGGCAGGATctgtggctgccgctgccgctgggaACCCAGGTAGTGGACATGGACACGAACGAGGTGCAGTACGACATGGATGAGGAGGGGATGCAGATTGTGCTGCTGGAAGGCGGCCAGGGCGGCAAAGGCAATGCTGCATTTGCCAACAAATGGCACCACTCTCCCATCGAGTCCACTAATGGGCTGCCAGGCAACACAATGCTCGCCCAGATCGAACTGAAGACTATCGCCGACTGTGGCCTCGTCGGCTACCCCAATGCTGGCAAGTCATCCTTGCTGTCCGCCATAAGTGCCAGCAAGCCCACAATTGCCCCGTACGCTTTCACGACCCTACGCCCGTACGTTGGCGTGCTTCACGACCTCTACGGCAATGTGTGCCGTGTCGCAGACATTCCAGGCCTCATTGAAGGTGCCTACGAAAACCGCGGCCTGGGCCATCAGTTTCTGCGCCACGTGGAGCGGACAAAGTGTCTTGCCTTGGTGGTGGATATGTGTGACACATACGCCCCCGACACGAGCTCGAGCAACTCCTACAAGGCACTGCAGCCGTGGGACGTGGTGGAGCTTCTCCTCCAGGAATTGGAGTACTACCTCCCTGGCATGAGTGAGCGCGTCATTATGACCTTCGCCAACAAAATGGACATCGAAAAGGACAGCACTGGCTCTTCCACGCAGATGAAGCTCTCGGAGCTCAAGCGACGCGTGTCAATGCCGGTGTTCCCCATCTCTGCTGCCCTCGGCATCCACCTCGGGTCACAGCACGAGAAAACCGGACTAGCCCCGGCCTTGCAGTTCATGTGTGGAGAAGTTTTTGCGCGTCAGTTGCACGATCGCGAGATACAACAGTTCCGCTTCTCACACGAACGCGCACAGCTCGAACGAGCCTTCCGCGCCAAGTACAACGGCGTCTTTCTACCCCAGGTACACGCCCTGGATGCACATGGAGCAGAGGTCCCCCAAGACCGAGGTGCCGAGGCCGACAACAGCGGCCTCTCGCTAGTGGACCAGCAACTTGACTTTTTGGGTAACAGCGGTCTTGGTGTGGAGTTTGATGCCTATGAAAACTCTGCGGCGCGGGGCCAGCTGCATCGCTACCGCGATCTCACTATGAAGGGCAAGTACTGGAATCTGACCCGGCAAGATGGCGAGGTGatgaaaggagagaagtggAAGTGA
- a CDS encoding putative ATP-dependent RNA helicase: MSDRCEDKPAAKRARHEVDPAITFPYELDTFQKASIDALEDGDSVLVSAHTSAGKTTVALYAIAKALREKKRVIYTSPIKALSNQKFREFSEKFDSVGLMTGDTTIKADSDCLVMTTEILRSMLYRGTEMLREVGCVVFDEVHYMRDKSRGVVWEETISLLPEGCQYVFLSATIPNAREFADWVESIHPTTKVHVIHTNYRPVPLQHYLYPAGADGIFLIVDEKGKFREDNFGKAMTSMGAEGSANGAGAAVPGNSASSGPRGNKGGGGGHRRGGSSQSMMEIVKLVMDRNMYPVIVFSFAKAECERNALALSRLNFNNTEEDALVMEVFGNAMESLAEEDRKLPAIEHLLPLLKRGVGIHHSGLLPILKEVVEILFQAGLVKVLFSTETFSMGLNMPARTVVFTSVKKFDGEKNRYLTGGEYIQMSGRAGRRGLDRVGVVIAMVDEAVEPDTLKQLTGGGADVLLSSFHLTYNMVLNLLRVEDVDPEFMMKRSFSQFQRLRDKPALEEKCAALRRSIEEIHVANESAFRQYTICEDMISKKKGEVNQILHQPKFLKNWVQAGRFVHIIRASDQLDFGWGICRSFTAKNTNPDFSDASTFSIHAAVICLKADVLNPTALTPCPVSEYTSEKADLYTVMFDFSDVQSLATLKTNLPESPDSERGRAEMVQILSKLQRQFGSNVPVLTAAQMGPEDAQLSKLQKQVSNLQKQLEGNVLTTSPTPELQEEFEQYKRKADLETQLEQVKDELASMGKAVFSEELKQMMRVLRRLDYIDKDNIILRKARVACEITTTDENEILLTELLFKGVLNSMETEMVVALLSCLVNVHRTPDGFSLPQEFEQPLKDLNEVVTRIATVSAESGLMQENSSVEKVMPSLMEVTYLWAKGAKFVDLVSKTTAYEGEIVRMMRRLEEMLRQLASAARSPAIGSIVLHDKFLKGVQLIKRDIVFASSLYL; encoded by the coding sequence ATGTCAGATCGATGCGAAGACAAGCCGGCGGCGAAGCGGGCACGCCACGAGGTCGACCCCGCCATCACATTCCCCTATGAGCTCGACACCTTTCAAAAGGCAAGTATCGACGCTCTCGAGGACGGCGACAGTGTCCTCGTGTCGGCGCACACGTCAGCCGGTAAGACCACGGTGGCACTCTACGCCATCGCCAAGGCGCtgcgagagaagaagcgtGTCATCTACACCTCCCCCATCAAGGCCCTTAGTAATCAAAAGTTCCGCGAGTTCTCCGAGAAGTTCGACTCCGTTGGTCTTATGACCGGCGACACCACCATCAAGGCGGACTCGGACTGTCTTGTCATGACGACGGAAATTCTGCGCAGCATGCTGTACCGCGGGACCGAAATGCTGCGCGAAGTGGGCTGCGTCGTCTTCGATGAGGTACACTACATGCGCGACAAGTCCCGCGGCGTGGTGTGGGAGGAGACGATCAGCTTACTGCCTGAGGGATGCCAGTacgtcttcctctctgccACCATCCCAAACGCGCGCGAGTTTGCGGACTGGGTGGAGAGCATTCACCCAACCACGAAGGTGCACGTCATTCACACGAACTACCGACCAGTGCCACTGCAGCATTACTTGTACCCGGCCGGGGCCGACGGCATCTTCCTCATTGTGGATGAAAAGGGCAAATTCCGCGAGGACAACTTCGGCAAGGCAATGACATCGATGGGGGCGGAGGGCAGTGCAAACGGTGCGGGGGCAGCAGTTCCAGGCAACAGCGCCTCTAGCGGCCCGCGCGGGAacaagggcggcggcggtggccaccgccgcggcggctctTCTCAGTCCATGATGGAGATTGTGAAGCTTGTGATGGACCGCAACATGTACCCAGTGATcgtcttctccttcgccaaGGCGGAGTGCGAGCGCAACGCCCTCGCGCTTTCGCGGCTGAACTTCAATAACACCGAAGAGGATGCACTTGTGATGGAAGTATTTGGCAATGCTATGGAGTCGCTTGCGGAGGAGGACCGGAAGCTTCCCGCTATTGAGCAccttctcccgctcctgAAGCGCGGCGTCGGCATCCACCACTCCGGTCTCCTTCCCATTCTGAAGGAGGTTGTTGAGATTCTTTTCCAGGCGGGTCTGGTCAAAgttctcttctccaccgAGACCTTCTCGATGGGACTTAACATGCCGGCCCGTACCGTCGTCTTCACCTCTGTCAAGAAGTTTGACGGCGAGAAGAACCGCTACCTCACTGGTGGCGAGTACATTCAGATGTCGGGGCGCGCCGGCCGGCGTGGCCTCGACCGCGTCGGCGTTGTCATTGCCATGGTGGATGAGGCAGTGGAGCCGGACacgctgaagcagctgaccggcggtggtgccgacgTTCTGCTCAGCAGTTTTCACCTGACCTACAATATGGTGCTGAATCTGCTACGCGTCGAGGACGTCGATCCCGAGTTCATGATGAAGCGCAGCTTCTCGCAGTTCCAGCGTCTGCGTGACAAACcagcgctggaggagaagtgtgctgctctgcgcaGGTCCATCGAGGAAATCCACGTCGCCAACGAGAGCGCTTTTCGGCAGTACACAATTTGCGAGGACATGATCTCGAAGAAGAAGGGTGAGGTGAACCAGATTCTGCACCAACCCAAGTTCCTCAAGAACTGGGTGCAGGCGGGGCGCTTTGTGCATATCATCCGCGCCTCCGATCAGCTCGACTTTGGCTGGGGCATCTGCCGCTCGTTTACCGCAAAGAACACCAACCCAGACTTCAGCGACGCCAGCACCTTCTCCATTCATGCTGCCGTGATCTGCTTGAAGGCAGATGTGTTGAATCCGACTGCCCTGACGCCGTGCCCGGTCAGCGAGTACACCTCAGAAAAAGCGGACTTGTACACAGTGATGTTTGACTTCTCAGACGTCCAGAGCCTTGCGACGCTCAAGACAAACCTTCCCGAAAGCCCAGACTCGGAGCGAGGGCGTGCCGAGATGGTGCAGATCCTGTCGAAACTGCAGCGTCAGTTCGGCAGCAATGTTCCAGTGCTCACTGCTGCGCAGATGGGCCCAGAGGATGCGCAACTGAGTAAGCTGCAGAAACAAGTGTCGAACTTGCAAAAACAGCTCGAGGGTAACGTCCTTACCACCTCCCCTACACCAGAGCTGCAAGAGGAATTTGAGCAGTACAAGAGAAAGGCAGACCTCGAGACCCAACTGGAGCAGGTGAAGGATGAATTAGCGAGCATGGGCAAGGCTGTCTTCTCCGAAGAGCTGAAGCAGATGATGCGggtgctgcgtcgcctgGACTACATCGACAAGGACAACATCATCCTCCGCAAGGCCCGCGTCGCGTGCGAGATAACGACGACAGACGAAAACGAAATCCTGCTGACGGAGCTGCTCTTTAAGGGTGTGCTGAACTCCATGGAGACGGAGATGGTTGTGGCTCTCTTGTCATGCCTCGTCAACGTGCACCGCACCCCGGACGGCttctcgctgccgcaggagTTCGAGCAGCCGCTGAAGGACCTCAACGAGGTTGTTACTCGCATCGCCACCGTTAGCGCCGAAAGCGGGCTGATGCAGGAGAACAGCTCGGTGGAGAAAGTCATGCCCTCACTCATGGAGGTGACCTACCTCTGGGCAAAGGGGGCGAAGTTCGTCGACCTTGTGAGCAAGACCACCGCGTACGAAGGTGAGATTGTGCGCATGATGCGTCGTTtggaggagatgctgcgccagctggcCTCCGCGGCGCGGTCGCCGGCCATCGGCAGCATTGTGTTGCACGACAAGTTCCTCAAGGGTGTCCAGCTTATTAAGCGTGACATCGTCTTTGCGTCATCGCTGTACCTGTAG